Proteins from a genomic interval of Oceanispirochaeta crateris:
- a CDS encoding Bug family tripartite tricarboxylate transporter substrate binding protein translates to MRRLLAVLSVVFLTSSIVIAEGQNDKSYPTKDIQFISAGNAGGGADALSRKICSIVQKDLGEDFYIVNKGGSSDANGPSLLMKAKPDGYTVGQLLYGSCVSAVYDEVLPGYDLNDLEIFGMVSAESDSFVAGKHSGITSFEDLIAKAKAAPNTITVADQGAGSRTYMIVRQVEEYYGVKFNNVSYPGSGNMREAILNKELAVGVNSLGDFSPIIDSGDAIGLVEFSSKTNGKYTDVPVCSDLGMPAEMQSGSFFALAVPKGTPEEIIELLATSFKTAVDGDEFVNFCNSIGVTPVSMSREEVNDYINGVQERAFTALDELKAKGLI, encoded by the coding sequence ATGAGAAGATTGTTAGCTGTTTTGAGTGTTGTATTTTTGACAAGTTCTATTGTCATTGCAGAAGGCCAGAATGATAAGTCATATCCTACCAAGGATATCCAGTTTATCAGTGCAGGAAATGCTGGTGGAGGAGCAGATGCTCTATCCCGGAAGATCTGTTCTATTGTACAGAAAGACCTGGGTGAAGATTTTTATATCGTCAACAAAGGTGGTTCTTCCGATGCTAACGGTCCCAGCCTGCTGATGAAAGCCAAACCCGATGGGTATACAGTAGGTCAGCTGCTGTACGGATCTTGTGTTTCTGCCGTATATGACGAAGTTCTTCCCGGTTACGACCTAAATGACCTCGAAATTTTTGGAATGGTTTCAGCAGAATCAGACTCATTTGTAGCCGGTAAACACAGCGGTATCACTTCTTTTGAAGATCTGATTGCAAAAGCAAAAGCTGCTCCTAACACAATCACTGTAGCCGACCAGGGTGCCGGTTCCAGAACTTACATGATCGTACGTCAGGTAGAAGAGTATTATGGTGTTAAGTTCAACAATGTTTCTTACCCCGGTTCCGGAAATATGCGTGAAGCTATCCTGAACAAAGAGCTGGCAGTTGGTGTTAACAGTCTTGGTGACTTTTCTCCCATCATCGACTCCGGCGATGCCATCGGTCTGGTAGAGTTCAGCTCCAAAACAAACGGTAAATACACCGATGTACCTGTATGTTCCGATCTGGGAATGCCCGCAGAAATGCAGAGTGGTTCATTCTTTGCCCTGGCTGTTCCCAAAGGAACTCCCGAAGAAATCATCGAACTTTTGGCCACTTCTTTTAAAACCGCTGTTGATGGCGATGAGTTTGTAAACTTCTGTAACAGCATTGGTGTTACACCAGTTTCTATGAGCAGGGAAGAAGTTAATGACTATATTAACGGAGTTCAGGAAAGAGCGTTCACAGCTCTTGATGAACTGAAAGCAAAAGGTTTGATCTAA
- a CDS encoding tripartite tricarboxylate transporter TctB family protein produces MNSKKPYLNANVLTPVGIIVILIGYIAEALRMSSVIKMGLPSESFFPFMIFLLGFPIAVFLLIQGIIDTKKKIAAEPCTVQETEDSVSESAEKGRMINPAHKPFLITLLTFIFIMLFKYLGYTLTAPLYLFFFQMIYDDKMEHIPRKIITSLAVTVFVYILYVGFFNILFPEVWK; encoded by the coding sequence ATGAATAGTAAAAAACCTTACCTTAACGCTAATGTTCTGACTCCGGTCGGAATTATTGTTATTCTTATTGGATACATAGCTGAAGCACTAAGAATGTCAAGTGTTATTAAAATGGGATTACCTTCGGAATCCTTTTTTCCTTTTATGATATTTCTGCTCGGATTCCCTATTGCCGTTTTTCTCCTGATACAAGGAATAATAGATACAAAAAAGAAAATTGCTGCAGAACCCTGTACTGTACAGGAAACTGAAGATTCCGTCAGTGAATCAGCAGAAAAGGGACGCATGATCAATCCTGCACATAAGCCCTTTCTTATCACACTTTTAACCTTTATTTTTATTATGCTTTTCAAGTATCTGGGGTACACATTAACGGCACCTCTCTATCTGTTTTTCTTTCAGATGATCTACGATGATAAGATGGAACATATTCCCAGAAAAATAATAACCTCATTAGCTGTAACAGTCTTTGTATACATACTATATGTTGGTTTTTTCAATATTTTATTCCCGGAGGTATGGAAATAA
- a CDS encoding tripartite tricarboxylate transporter permease gives MDAFLQILQGGASVFTEPMSLVFLSLGFFIGIIFGSLPGLTATLAIVLLLPMTYSLPLSQALVMCAGVYMAGTYSGCISAITINIPGAPASMMTNLEGYPMMRRGEGAKAIGSVTIGSAIGGTIGSILLILVAPITMELALKIRTPGKGALIFFALVVVSLLSDSKAKGLISLVFGCMLATIGMDVLSSASRFTFQIPSMLQGIELTTIIIGAFALSEMLAQSTVNNAEYKERVKKANTKRFKRKDFFPTFKEMKEIGFRTYIKSSLIGYIIGVLPGSGASMAAFVSYAEAKRSSKHPEKYGKGYSEGMVAAETANNAVCGGALIPMLSLGIPGDGVTAVVLGVLMIYGIVPGPTLLTQQMGDIAPMFIALLISAAVLLPLSLFLFGPLYLKIAGIPRMPLYSSIGLIAILGVYASTLDFFQMAVALIIGVLMYFLGKQNYPKVPFILGVILGPLFELYLRTAMSLSNGNPMIFLTSPDSLFFLLLTLFFAIFLPRVNKKSHDKVIVKEEETVCCND, from the coding sequence ATGGATGCTTTTTTACAAATCCTCCAGGGGGGAGCTTCAGTTTTTACTGAACCAATGTCCCTTGTCTTTTTAAGTCTCGGATTTTTTATTGGAATCATATTCGGAAGTCTGCCAGGACTCACTGCTACCCTTGCAATTGTACTTCTACTGCCAATGACTTATTCTCTGCCTCTTTCTCAGGCATTAGTAATGTGTGCCGGTGTTTACATGGCCGGTACCTACTCGGGATGTATCTCAGCGATTACAATTAACATTCCAGGTGCTCCCGCATCAATGATGACAAACCTTGAGGGTTATCCCATGATGAGAAGGGGTGAAGGCGCCAAAGCTATTGGTTCTGTAACAATCGGTTCTGCCATTGGTGGAACCATCGGTAGTATCCTTCTTATTTTAGTCGCTCCAATTACTATGGAATTGGCTCTGAAAATCAGAACTCCAGGTAAGGGTGCACTGATATTCTTTGCACTTGTAGTTGTCTCTCTGCTTTCTGACAGTAAGGCCAAGGGTCTTATATCCCTTGTGTTTGGTTGTATGTTGGCTACAATTGGAATGGATGTATTGAGTAGTGCCTCACGCTTTACTTTCCAGATTCCAAGCATGCTTCAGGGTATTGAGTTAACAACCATTATTATCGGTGCTTTTGCCCTGAGTGAGATGTTAGCTCAGTCCACAGTAAACAATGCAGAGTATAAAGAGCGGGTCAAAAAGGCTAATACCAAGCGATTTAAACGGAAAGATTTCTTCCCTACTTTTAAGGAAATGAAAGAAATAGGTTTTAGAACCTATATCAAGAGTTCTCTTATCGGTTACATTATTGGTGTTCTTCCCGGTAGTGGTGCCTCCATGGCGGCCTTTGTCTCCTATGCAGAAGCGAAAAGAAGTTCCAAACACCCGGAAAAATACGGTAAGGGATATTCTGAAGGAATGGTCGCTGCCGAGACTGCTAATAATGCGGTTTGCGGTGGAGCTCTTATTCCCATGTTGTCCCTTGGTATTCCCGGGGATGGTGTAACAGCTGTTGTTCTCGGTGTTCTTATGATTTATGGAATAGTACCCGGGCCGACTCTTTTGACTCAGCAGATGGGTGATATAGCCCCTATGTTTATAGCTCTGCTGATTTCAGCTGCAGTTCTGCTGCCCCTGTCATTGTTCCTTTTCGGACCTTTATATCTGAAAATAGCAGGTATTCCCCGTATGCCTTTGTATAGCTCAATAGGTCTGATCGCAATTCTGGGAGTTTATGCATCAACATTAGATTTCTTTCAGATGGCTGTAGCCTTAATTATTGGTGTTCTTATGTATTTTCTCGGAAAACAGAATTATCCGAAGGTACCATTTATTCTTGGGGTTATTTTAGGACCTCTGTTTGAGTTGTATTTAAGGACAGCAATGTCTCTCAGTAATGGAAATCCCATGATATTCCTTACAAGTCCTGACAGTCTGTTCTTTCTTCTCCTAACCCTTTTCTTTGCAATTTTTCTTCCCAGGGTTAATAAGAAATCTCATGACAAAGTCATTGTTAAGGAAGAAGAAACTGTTTGTTGTAATGACTGA
- the dapA gene encoding 4-hydroxy-tetrahydrodipicolinate synthase, translated as MTKEFKGLIPPIVTPFTADGKSVSEENLRKVMRHVISNGCTGVFVGGSQGEFFSMSFEERVRSFEIAVDEAAGKYPVLAGTAAITTDETVELSKAAEKAGISAISVINPYFITLNEDEMYDHYKSVAESVKIPVFLYNNPGRTGCFIPLSVIKRLAKIDNIIGIKDSSGNLTYVNSILDIEDDFLVFSGMDTCIFNIITSGGAGAVAATANVAPALVSSIYNKIQSGDLAGARKAQKELTPLRDAFALGSFPVVVKEALQLLGIEAGPARLPIHPMSSENRAKLKDILKTMKLV; from the coding sequence ATGACTAAAGAATTTAAGGGTCTTATCCCGCCGATAGTTACACCTTTTACCGCAGACGGTAAAAGTGTTTCTGAGGAAAATTTGAGAAAAGTGATGCGCCATGTTATTTCCAATGGCTGTACTGGCGTATTTGTCGGCGGCAGCCAGGGGGAATTCTTTTCCATGAGTTTTGAAGAAAGGGTCCGCTCTTTTGAAATTGCAGTTGATGAAGCTGCCGGTAAATACCCTGTATTAGCCGGAACTGCGGCTATCACAACAGATGAAACCGTAGAACTATCCAAGGCTGCCGAAAAGGCCGGTATCTCTGCTATCTCTGTCATCAACCCTTACTTCATAACACTGAATGAAGATGAAATGTATGATCACTACAAAAGTGTGGCTGAGAGTGTAAAAATCCCTGTATTCCTGTATAACAATCCGGGTCGTACAGGCTGTTTCATTCCTTTATCCGTCATTAAAAGACTGGCCAAAATTGATAATATAATAGGAATAAAAGATTCCAGCGGAAATCTCACCTATGTAAACAGCATCCTTGATATTGAAGACGATTTCCTGGTTTTCAGCGGAATGGATACCTGTATTTTTAATATTATTACTTCCGGAGGAGCTGGTGCAGTTGCTGCGACAGCCAATGTCGCTCCTGCCCTTGTATCCAGCATCTACAATAAGATTCAGTCTGGTGACCTGGCTGGAGCCAGAAAAGCGCAGAAAGAACTCACTCCCCTGCGTGACGCTTTTGCACTGGGAAGTTTTCCTGTCGTTGTAAAAGAAGCTCTTCAGCTTCTCGGCATAGAGGCTGGACCTGCCAGACTTCCTATTCACCCGATGTCTTCTGAAAACAGAGCCAAGTTGAAGGACATCCTGAAAACAATGAAGTTGGTATAG
- a CDS encoding methyl-accepting chemotaxis protein: MKIRTKLMTLIFSLITAMVLSLSIFILLQNFIGSIEKEKSILLEYKETIQQQHIELYRFLMPEVGIQEQLAHYETFIQKADTLMEEIKELTILPNINDDILQSLDSIISLKTPLKLGFDTLLYSFNTLIDSYNNSGLSIDGVSLNEMAGVTSSDVEDIEIFNYHRKSLVSDISDMGTELDKVSDTISEQYDVIEGFILYFSKRSFFILLLLVAIILTITIISALVVANKIAHAVGSIRTSVTHMEGGDLTRDFSSKLKDETRWLSDDMNTFQEGLRNSLKLLKNLSIRNTDVKEELISTATETSAAAVEISANIQSINKQITSLDENISTSKEQITGISGYTGELNSFIQDQIAMVEQSTASITQMIASISNIYKLTEKNKEAMNSLVETAREGGAKLTETTQIIEEVNASVSQITGMTNIIQNISEQTNLLAMNAAIEAAHAGEHGKGFAVVSDEIRKLAEASSVNSKEISKTLERIILIIHEASESGLVTKEAFDKIDRNVHGASEALLAISSSMPELNMGGKQILDAMSSLSETSSLVQEKSGIIKNDSESITEMIGQVSDISGNVSAAVSEINSGFSEVVQAVEGLKQLSDEVGSVSIEIDKEVNHFVTEKGSNFDQ; the protein is encoded by the coding sequence ATGAAAATTCGCACAAAACTGATGACCCTCATATTTTCACTGATTACGGCAATGGTGTTATCCTTGTCAATTTTTATACTATTACAAAATTTTATAGGTTCCATAGAAAAGGAAAAAAGCATTCTCTTAGAATACAAAGAAACAATCCAGCAGCAGCATATAGAACTCTATCGATTTCTCATGCCGGAAGTTGGCATTCAGGAGCAGTTGGCACATTACGAAACATTCATTCAAAAAGCAGATACCCTTATGGAGGAGATTAAAGAATTAACCATCCTTCCGAATATCAATGATGATATTCTCCAATCTCTTGATTCAATCATATCTCTCAAAACACCTCTTAAATTAGGCTTTGATACCCTTCTTTACAGCTTTAACACCCTCATTGACTCATATAATAACTCTGGCCTCTCCATTGATGGTGTCAGTCTGAATGAAATGGCAGGAGTCACTTCATCGGATGTTGAGGATATTGAAATCTTCAATTATCACAGAAAATCTTTGGTGAGTGATATATCCGATATGGGGACTGAACTGGATAAGGTAAGCGATACAATTTCAGAACAATATGATGTCATTGAGGGGTTTATCCTATATTTTTCTAAGCGGAGTTTTTTTATACTCCTTCTCCTCGTGGCCATTATTCTGACAATCACAATTATATCGGCTCTCGTTGTCGCCAATAAAATAGCTCATGCAGTAGGAAGCATCAGAACCAGTGTCACACATATGGAGGGAGGTGACTTAACGCGAGATTTTTCATCCAAATTAAAGGATGAGACCCGTTGGCTCAGCGACGACATGAACACCTTCCAAGAAGGACTCAGGAACTCACTAAAATTACTGAAAAATCTTTCTATTCGAAACACAGACGTGAAAGAAGAATTAATCTCAACTGCCACAGAGACTTCGGCGGCGGCGGTTGAGATTTCGGCAAATATTCAATCCATCAACAAACAGATAACCAGCCTTGATGAGAATATCTCTACTTCAAAAGAGCAAATTACGGGAATCTCGGGTTATACAGGAGAATTGAATTCATTCATCCAAGATCAAATTGCCATGGTTGAGCAATCTACGGCTTCGATAACACAGATGATTGCATCTATTTCAAACATTTACAAATTGACCGAGAAAAACAAGGAAGCTATGAACTCTCTTGTAGAGACAGCCAGAGAAGGCGGTGCAAAACTCACTGAAACCACGCAGATTATTGAAGAGGTCAATGCCTCCGTATCTCAGATCACAGGGATGACCAATATCATTCAAAACATATCTGAACAGACAAACCTTCTGGCTATGAATGCCGCCATCGAGGCCGCTCACGCCGGGGAACACGGGAAAGGATTTGCCGTTGTTTCAGATGAAATCCGCAAGCTGGCAGAAGCCTCTTCGGTGAACTCAAAAGAGATCAGTAAAACCCTGGAACGCATCATATTGATCATCCATGAAGCATCAGAATCAGGGCTGGTAACAAAAGAGGCCTTTGATAAGATAGACAGGAATGTCCATGGCGCCTCCGAGGCTCTTCTGGCCATATCCTCCAGCATGCCTGAATTGAATATGGGAGGAAAACAGATCCTGGATGCTATGAGCAGCTTGAGTGAAACATCGTCTCTTGTACAGGAAAAGTCCGGGATCATCAAAAATGATTCTGAATCAATTACAGAGATGATTGGCCAGGTTTCAGACATATCAGGGAATGTGAGTGCCGCCGTATCAGAAATCAATTCTGGATTTTCAGAGGTAGTTCAAGCCGTGGAGGGATTAAAGCAGTTGTCTGATGAGGTTGGTTCTGTAAGCATCGAAATTGATAAGGAAGTAAACCACTTTGTCACCGAAAAAGGCAGCAATTTTGATCAGTAG
- a CDS encoding NADP-dependent isocitrate dehydrogenase: MASKIIYTVTDESPALATGSLLPIVRSFTKTAGIEIDVKNLSLAGRLLAAFPDYLTEDQRVSDDLKILGELVTHSHANIIKLPNISASVPQLLGALKELQSKGYNLPDYPENPANDQERVVKQRYDLIKGSAVNPVLREGNSDRRVPGAVKKYAQKHPHVMGEWSQDSKTHVVTMKGNDFYNTEKSVLISKPCSVHVELVSDKGETLLLKEEIALLEGEILDSAVMNISALRSFLAEEIKDAYDKDVLLSIQLKASMMKISDPIIFGHMISLYFEDVFTQYKSTLDHLGVNPDNGLGDLFTKLETLPTAEKNEILSAIEECSKKRPDLSMVDSSRGITSLHVPSDVLIDASIPSAIRNSGKMVGPDGKLKDVKMIIPDSSYAKIYQNTIEYSKQNGAFDPKTMGSVSNVGLMAQKAEEYGSHDKTFLIPSEGMVRVVDESGTLLMDQKVSKGDIFRMCQVKDAPIRDWVRLGVNRARATGAPAVFWLDENRPHDIKVIEKVKKYLPLEDIEGLDVRILSPGEATLYSLQRMKEGKDTISVTGNVLRDYLTDLFPILELGTSSKMLSIVSLLNGGVLFETGASGSAPMLVQQFIKEGHFQWNSLGEFLALTVSLEHFGTTYQNSKALILAEALEKATELYLENNRGPAEAVHEIDIRGSHFYLVLYWAQALAEQNRDEELKLKFAALSKELKEHEEEILEEFMQAQGHPVDLGGYYLPDPEMVSNGMRPCTIFNQLLASL, from the coding sequence ATGGCATCTAAAATTATTTATACAGTAACTGATGAGTCTCCAGCTTTGGCTACGGGCTCTCTCTTACCTATTGTCAGATCTTTTACAAAAACGGCGGGGATTGAAATTGATGTGAAGAATCTTTCTCTCGCAGGACGTCTCCTGGCCGCATTTCCAGACTACTTAACAGAAGATCAGCGGGTCTCGGATGACTTGAAAATCTTGGGAGAGTTGGTGACTCATTCTCATGCCAATATCATTAAGCTTCCCAATATCAGTGCTTCTGTACCACAGCTTCTAGGAGCCTTAAAGGAGCTGCAGTCAAAGGGGTATAATCTGCCAGATTACCCAGAAAATCCTGCGAATGATCAAGAGAGGGTCGTAAAACAAAGGTATGACCTCATTAAAGGCAGTGCTGTTAATCCGGTTCTTCGGGAAGGAAATTCTGACAGGCGGGTTCCCGGTGCTGTCAAAAAGTATGCTCAAAAGCATCCCCACGTGATGGGTGAGTGGAGTCAAGATTCCAAAACTCATGTGGTTACCATGAAAGGCAATGATTTTTACAACACTGAGAAATCTGTTCTTATTTCAAAACCATGCTCAGTGCATGTAGAGTTGGTCTCAGACAAAGGGGAAACCCTCCTTCTTAAAGAAGAAATTGCTCTGTTGGAAGGTGAAATCCTGGATTCTGCTGTAATGAATATTTCAGCATTGAGGTCATTCCTGGCTGAAGAAATAAAAGATGCCTATGACAAAGATGTTCTTCTTTCCATTCAGCTGAAAGCCAGTATGATGAAGATCTCAGATCCTATTATTTTTGGTCATATGATTTCTCTTTATTTTGAAGATGTATTCACGCAATACAAATCCACTCTGGATCATTTGGGAGTCAATCCTGATAATGGCCTGGGCGATCTTTTTACTAAGCTTGAAACCCTACCTACGGCGGAAAAAAATGAGATTTTGTCAGCCATTGAAGAGTGTTCTAAAAAAAGACCGGACCTCTCGATGGTAGATTCTTCCAGAGGGATTACAAGCCTTCATGTTCCCAGTGATGTTCTGATTGATGCTTCTATTCCTTCGGCAATAAGGAATTCGGGGAAGATGGTTGGGCCCGATGGTAAATTGAAAGATGTTAAGATGATAATCCCCGACAGCTCATATGCAAAGATTTATCAGAATACCATAGAATATAGCAAACAGAATGGCGCCTTTGATCCTAAGACCATGGGAAGTGTCTCAAATGTGGGGCTTATGGCACAAAAGGCCGAAGAGTACGGTTCCCATGATAAAACCTTTTTGATTCCTTCAGAAGGTATGGTGCGTGTTGTGGATGAATCCGGTACCCTTTTAATGGATCAAAAGGTCTCTAAAGGTGATATTTTCCGCATGTGCCAGGTGAAGGATGCCCCAATCAGAGACTGGGTCAGGCTGGGTGTGAACAGAGCCAGGGCTACAGGAGCTCCTGCAGTGTTTTGGCTGGATGAAAACCGACCACATGATATCAAAGTGATTGAAAAAGTGAAGAAATATCTTCCATTGGAAGATATTGAAGGCCTAGATGTTCGCATCCTTTCTCCCGGAGAAGCCACTCTATATTCTCTTCAGAGAATGAAAGAGGGGAAGGATACGATTTCTGTAACGGGGAATGTACTCCGGGATTATTTGACAGATCTGTTTCCCATCCTGGAGCTGGGAACCAGTTCTAAGATGCTGTCTATCGTTTCCCTTTTGAATGGAGGGGTCTTGTTTGAAACAGGAGCAAGCGGTTCTGCTCCCATGCTGGTTCAGCAATTTATCAAAGAGGGGCACTTTCAGTGGAATTCTCTAGGGGAATTCCTGGCTTTAACTGTTTCTCTGGAGCATTTTGGAACAACCTATCAGAACTCAAAGGCTCTAATCCTCGCTGAGGCCCTTGAAAAGGCCACAGAGTTATATTTGGAAAATAATCGGGGCCCAGCGGAAGCTGTTCATGAAATAGACATTCGCGGCAGTCATTTTTATCTCGTCTTATATTGGGCTCAGGCCTTGGCCGAACAGAATCGTGATGAAGAACTCAAGCTTAAATTTGCAGCTCTTTCAAAAGAATTGAAAGAGCATGAAGAGGAAATTTTGGAAGAGTTTATGCAGGCACAGGGACATCCTGTAGATTTGGGAGGTTATTATCTTCCTGATCCGGAAATGGTCTCTAACGGTATGCGGCCCTGTACAATCTTTAATCAACTGCTGGCATCTCTTTAA
- a CDS encoding TAXI family TRAP transporter solute-binding subunit: MRKSIVLVLMIALTGSLWANGQQGSGATGSNQVRHITMGTAGVGGTNYPTGVAMASLWNANIPGVKAVAIATNGSPHNIDLLRTQDADVAVCRSLEAFRAANGMDPYPEKMTWMRSLTGGLFADVFQVVATKSSGITSIADFKGKRIVVGPVGSGGEVDARETLAAYGLTYDDIKPSFVEFSQGIEMLADGLVDGGIIGVALGAAAMQELLLDDKCIILPISDDALSNLKKVNEFYIRRTIPANIYPNQDYTVETVGTPPDIIIVREDMDEELVYQMTKTLYTNIPTIHAVSALLTQFNKDLVLPQDQMLVEYHAGAKRYFVEQGWLK; the protein is encoded by the coding sequence ATGAGAAAGAGTATTGTATTAGTGCTTATGATTGCACTGACAGGAAGTCTGTGGGCGAATGGTCAACAGGGTTCTGGTGCGACAGGGTCTAACCAGGTTCGTCACATAACTATGGGAACAGCTGGAGTCGGAGGAACCAACTACCCTACAGGTGTTGCAATGGCATCATTGTGGAACGCTAATATCCCCGGAGTGAAGGCTGTAGCCATTGCTACAAACGGAAGTCCTCATAACATAGATTTACTTAGAACTCAGGATGCAGATGTTGCTGTATGCCGTTCATTGGAAGCTTTTCGTGCCGCTAATGGAATGGATCCTTATCCAGAAAAAATGACCTGGATGAGATCGCTGACCGGTGGTCTATTTGCGGACGTATTTCAGGTTGTTGCTACTAAATCAAGTGGTATTACATCTATTGCCGATTTCAAGGGAAAAAGAATCGTTGTAGGTCCCGTTGGATCCGGTGGTGAAGTTGATGCTAGAGAAACTCTGGCAGCTTACGGCTTAACCTATGATGACATCAAACCCAGTTTTGTAGAATTCTCTCAGGGTATTGAAATGCTTGCAGACGGCCTTGTTGACGGTGGAATCATTGGTGTTGCTCTTGGTGCCGCAGCTATGCAGGAACTGCTTTTAGATGACAAATGCATCATACTTCCTATTTCTGATGACGCACTGTCTAACCTGAAAAAAGTAAATGAATTCTATATTCGCCGTACCATTCCGGCCAATATCTACCCAAATCAGGACTATACAGTAGAAACTGTAGGAACTCCTCCCGACATCATCATTGTTCGTGAAGATATGGATGAAGAGCTGGTGTACCAGATGACAAAAACTCTTTATACCAACATCCCCACCATCCATGCGGTATCTGCTTTGCTGACTCAGTTCAACAAAGATTTAGTATTACCTCAGGATCAGATGCTTGTTGAGTACCATGCTGGTGCAAAACGTTATTTCGTTGAGCAGGGCTGGTTGAAATAG